A stretch of Physeter macrocephalus isolate SW-GA chromosome 6, ASM283717v5, whole genome shotgun sequence DNA encodes these proteins:
- the SCAF11 gene encoding protein SCAF11 isoform X3 — MRKKVKREDLLSAKLYDLKMIYRNSKYSEMGGKENAIIKTNKPQRSNPCTNQCFRNFFSNIFSSSSHTGESSFTCTAYRTEFIEVNEISALIRQKRQELELSWFPDTLPGVGRISFIPWNIETEVLPLISSVLPRTIFPTSTISLENFGTSCKGYALAHTQEGEEKKQTSGTSNTRGSRRKPAATTPTRRSTRNTRAEPVSQSQRSPVSNNSGCDAPDSNNPSVSVSSSGESEKQTRQAPKRKSVRRGRKLPLLKKKLRSSVPPPEKSSSSDSVDEEIVEFDMPPVLEKEHQSDVESSNTVQINVENESANGLRSCSEPVEVSEEHSETHDTEERVESLYSESGTQDPPVLVGEEEEIQKVENTGIEANILCLESEISKNTSEKGGDPLENQDQIALPSESEVKADGCTDHRPNDFLKYSGSEIEVHQPISSLGEIPENAESAVNEEKVMESPIVKIIDHKDSTVKTEHLIDSPKLESSESGIIQTMDKKSIESSEVHLLGHVENEDAEIIATCDTSGNENFNSIQDSENNLLKKNLNTKLDKSFEEKTESLVEHPRSTELPKTHVALIQKHFSEDNNEMIPMECDSFCSDQNESELEPSVNADAKQLNENSVEHISQKNMSSSDPSNEKVETVSQPSEIPIDAIDKAKKPRTRRSRFHSPSTTWSPNKDTAREKKRSQSPSPKRETGKESRKSRSPSPKKESARGRRKSRSQSPKKDPRERRKSQSRSPKRDSTREGKRSESLSPKRDTSRENRRSQSRLKDSSPREKSRSRSRERESDRDGPKRDRDRERRTRRWSRSRSRSRSPSRSRTKSKSSSFGRNDRVSYSPRWKERWANDGWRCPRGNDRYRKNDSEKQNENTRKEKNDISPDADDSNSADKQRNDCPSWVTEKINSGPDPRTRNPEKLKDSHWEENRNENSGNSWNKNFGSGWMSNRGRGNRGRGAYRGGFAYTDQNENRWQNRKPLSGNSNSSGNETFKFVEQQPYKRKSEQEFSFDTPADRSGWTSASSWAVRKTLPADVQNYYSRRGRNSSGPQSGWMRQEEETTEQDSNLKDQTNQQGDGSQLPINMMQPQMNVMQQQMNAQHQPMNIFPYPVGVHAPLMNLQRNPFNIHPQLPLHLHTGVPLMQVAAPTSVSQGPPPPPPPPPPSQQVSYIASQPDGKQLQGIPSASHVSNNMSTPVLPAPTAAPGNMGTVQGPSSGNTSSSSHSRASNAAVKLAESKVSVTVEASADSSKTDKKLQIQEKAAQEVKLAIKPFYQNKDITKEEYKEIVRKAVDKVCHSKSGEVNSTKVANLVKAYVDKYKYSRKGSQKKTLEEPVSTDKNIG; from the exons GAAACTCTAAATACAGTGaaatgggaggaaaagaaaatgcaataataaagacaaataag CCTCAAAGATCAAATCCGTGTACAAATCAGTGCTTCAGAAATTTTTTCTCCAATATCTTCTCTTCTAGTAGTCACACTGGAGAATCTTCTTTTACCTGTACAGCTTACCG tACAGAATTTATAGAAGTCAATGAAATCAGTGCATTGATTAGGCAGAAGAGACAGGAACTGGAATTGTCATGGTTTCCTGATACATTACCTGGAGttggaag AATTAGTTTTATACCCTGGAATATTGAAACAGAAGTCCTTCCTCTCATCTCCTCTGTGTTGCCAAGAACTATTTTTCCAACAAGTACCATATCTTTAGAAAATTTTG GTACTTCTTGCAAAGGATATGCATTAGCACATActcaagaaggagaagagaagaagcaAACCTCTGGTACCTCAAACACCAGAGGATCAAGACGAAAACCAGCAGCAACAACTCCTACAAGGAGATCTACACGTAACACGAGAGCTGAACCAGTCAGTCAGTCTCAGAGGTCCCCAGTATCAAATAATTCTGGGTGTGATGCCCCAGATAGTAATAATCCATCTGTAAGTGTTTCCTCTTCAGGTGAGTCAGAAAAGCAAACAAGGCAGGCTCCAAAACGGAAGtctgtaagaagaggaagaaaactacCTTTACTGAAAAAGAAACTTCGGAGCTCTGTACCTCCCCCTGAAAAATCATCTTCCAGTGATTCAGTAGATGAAGAAATAGTAGAATTTGACATGCCACCTGTGTTAGAGAAAGAACATCAATCAGATGTAGAAAGTAGTAACACTGTGCAGATAAATGTAGAAAATGAATCTGCTAATGGCTTGAGAAGTTGCAGTGAGCCAGTAGAAGTAAGTGAGGAACATAGTGAGACCCATGATACAGAGGAAAGAGTAGAATCTTTATATTCTGAGTCTGGTACCCAAGATCCTCCTGTGCTagttggagaggaggaggaaattcAAAAAGTTGAGAATACAGGTATAGAGGCTAATATTTTATGTCTGGAAAGTGAGATTTCTAAGAATACTTCTGAAAAAGGAGGTGACCCATTGGAAAATCAAGACCAAATAGCTTTACCTTCAGAATCAGAAGTAAAAGCAGATGGATGTACAGATCATCGTCCaaatgattttcttaaatattcagGATCTGAAATTGAAGTACACCAACCTATATCAAGCCTAGGTGAGATCCCTGAGAATGCAGAGTCAGCAGTTAATGAAGAAAAAGTTATGGAGAGTCCTATAGTAAAAATTATTGATCATAAAGATTCTACAGTAAAAACAGAACATCTTATTGACAGCCCCAAATTAGAATCTTCTGAGAGTGGAATTATACAAACAATGGACAAAAAATCTATTGAGAGCTCAGAGGTTCATTTGCTTGGGCATGTTGAAAATGAAGATGCAGAAATAATTGCAACATGTGATActtcaggaaatgaaaatttcaatagTATTCAAGACTCtgaaaacaatttattaaaaaaaaatctgaacaccAAATTGGACAAATCTTTCGAAGAAAAGACTGAATCTCTGGTTGAACATCCCAGATCTACAGAATTGCCTAAAACACATGTTGCACTGATTCAGAAGCATTTTAGTGAGGACAATAATGAAATGATACCTATGGAATGTGATTCATTTTGCAGTGACCAGAATGAATCTGAACTCGAACCATCTGTAAATGCTGATGCTAAACAATTGAATGAAAATTCTGTGGAGCACATTTCCCAAAAGAATATGTCATCTTCTGATCCTTCAAATGAAAAGGTTGAAACTGTATCTCAACCATCTGAAATCCCAATAGATGCGATAGATAAAGCCAAAAAGCCTCGTACTCGAAGATCTAGATTTCATTCTCCATCTACAACTTGGTCTCCCAACAAAGACACTGCACGAGAAAAGAAGCGGTCTCAGTCTCCATCTCCGAAaagagaaactggaaaagaaagcaggaagtCTCGATCACCATCTCCCAAGAAAGAATCTGCAAGAGGACGGAGAAAATCTCGTTCTCAGTCCCCAAAAAAGGACCCACGAGAAAGGAGGAAATCTCAGTCTCGATCTCCAAAAAGAGATAGCACTAGGgaaggcaaaagatctgaatcaCTCTCCCCAAAAAGAGACACTTCTAGAGAGAACAGAAGATCTCAGTCAAGACTGAAAGATTCCTCCCCAAGAGAAAAATCCAGGTCCcggagcagagaaagagaaagtgatagAGATGGGCCAAAGAGAGATCGAGATAGAGAAAGGAGAACCAGAAGGTGGTCTCGATCCAGATCTCGTTCTAGGTCACCATCAAGATCTAGAACAAAAAGTAAGAGTTCATCATTTGGTAGAAATGACAGAGTCAGTTATTCTCCTCGATGGAAGGAAAGATGGGCAAATGATGGTTGGAGATGTCCACGAGGAAATGATCGATACAGAAAGAATgactcagagaaacagaatgaaaatacaagaaaagaaaaaaatgacatcagtCCAGATGCTGATGATTCAAATTCTGCTGACAAACAGAGAAATGACTGTCCCAGTTGggtaacagaaaaaataaattctgggcCTGATCCGAGGACCAGAAATccagaaaagttaaaagattCTCATtgggaagaaaatagaaatgaaaattcaggGAATTCTTGGAATAAAAACTTTGGTTCAGGTTGGATGTCGAACCGTGGTAGAGGTAACCGTGGCAGAGGCGCTTACAGAGGTGGATTTGCCTACACAGATCAAAATGAAAACAGGTGGCAAAACCGAAAACCCCTCTCAGGGAATTCAAATAGTTCAGGGAATGAGACTTTCAAGTTTGTGGAACAGCAGCCCTATAAACGGAAAAGTGAGCAAGAGTTCTCATTTGATACACCGGCAGATAGGTCGGGGTGGACATCTGCATCTAGTTGGGCTGTGAGAAAGACTCTGCCAGCAGATGTACAAAACTATTATTCACGACGAGGGAGGAATTCTTCAGGTCCACAGTCTGGATGGATGAGACAAGAGGAGGAAACGACTGAACAGG atTCTAACCTAAAAGACCAAACAAACCAACAAGGTGATGGTTCTCAGCTACCTATAAATATGATGCAACCACAGATGAATGTAATGCAGCAACAAATGAATGCACAACACCAGCCTATGAATATCTTCCCATATCCAGTGGGTGTTCATGCTCCTTTGATGAATCTCCAGCGCAATCCGTTTAACATTCATCCTCAGCTGCCCTTGCATCTGCACACAGGAGTACCTCTCATGCAGGTAGCTGCTCCCACCAGTGTATCTCAgggaccaccaccaccaccaccccctccccctccatcccagcAAGTCAGCTACATTGCTTCACAGCCAGATGGAAAGCAATTGCAG GGTATTCCTAGTGCTTCTCATGTAAGTAATAACATGAGTACACCAGTCTTGCCTGCTCcgacagcagccccaggaaatatGGGAACAGTTCAGGGACCAAGTTCTGGTAATACTTCGTCATCAAGTCACAGCAGAGCTTCTAATGCTGCTGTAAAATTGGCAGAAAGCAAAGTAAGTGTTACAGTGGAAGCCAGCGCAGATAGCTCGAAGACAGACAAG AAATTGCAAATTCAAGAAAAAGCAGCACAGGAGGTAAAATTGGCCATTAAaccattttatcaaaataaagatATCACCAAGGAAGAATATAAAGAGATTGTGCGGAAAGCGGTAGATAAA gTTTGTCATAGTAAGAGTGGAGAAGTAAATTCTACTAAAGTGGCAAATCTGGTTAAAGCCTATGTAGACAAATACAAATATTCACGGAAGGGAAGCCAAAAGAAAACTCTGGAAGAACCTGTGTCTACTGATAAAAACATAGGCTGA